In Ancylobacter polymorphus, a genomic segment contains:
- a CDS encoding site-specific integrase, producing MIENTAQTDENCPAERSTAPQGTGDPVVVSDAAPSAEGTAFPAPLPEERASLPAHLDRLAGRARDYAKASSSANTRRAYAGDWAHFSSWCRRQGLEPLPPSLQVVGLYITACASGAAIPGGKANSVSTIERRLSALTWNYAQRGTPLDRRDRHIATVLAGIRNTHAAPPRQKEAVLPEDLIAMLEVLERGTLRGLRDRAMLLLGFAGGLRRSEIVGLDVGREQTQDGRGWIEVLDKGMVVTLRGKTGWREVEIGRGSANVTCPVVALQTWLKLAKIAHGPLFRRVTGRGKDVGVDRLNDREVARLVKRTALAAGVRGDLTESEREEKFAGHSLRAGLASSAEVDERHVQKQLGHSSAEMTRRYQRRRDRFRVNLTKAAGL from the coding sequence ATGATCGAAAACACCGCGCAAACCGACGAAAATTGCCCTGCGGAGCGCTCCACGGCGCCTCAGGGCACAGGCGATCCCGTCGTTGTTTCTGATGCCGCGCCGTCGGCCGAGGGCACCGCCTTCCCCGCTCCGCTTCCGGAAGAACGTGCCTCGCTGCCCGCGCATCTCGATCGTCTCGCCGGCCGGGCGCGCGACTATGCCAAGGCGTCGAGCTCGGCGAATACGCGGCGCGCCTATGCCGGCGACTGGGCACACTTTTCATCGTGGTGCCGGCGCCAGGGGCTGGAGCCTCTTCCCCCCTCCCTGCAGGTCGTCGGGCTCTATATCACCGCCTGCGCCTCCGGCGCCGCGATTCCCGGTGGCAAGGCGAACTCCGTGTCCACCATCGAGCGCCGGCTCTCGGCGCTGACCTGGAACTACGCCCAGCGCGGCACACCGCTCGATCGCCGCGACCGCCACATCGCTACCGTGCTCGCCGGCATCCGCAACACCCATGCCGCCCCGCCCCGTCAGAAGGAGGCGGTGCTGCCCGAGGACCTGATCGCCATGCTGGAGGTGCTGGAGCGCGGCACGCTGCGCGGCCTGCGTGATCGCGCCATGCTGCTGCTCGGCTTCGCCGGTGGCCTGCGCCGCTCGGAGATCGTCGGGCTCGATGTGGGGCGCGAGCAGACGCAGGACGGGCGCGGCTGGATCGAGGTGCTCGACAAGGGCATGGTGGTGACGCTGCGCGGAAAAACCGGCTGGCGTGAGGTCGAGATCGGCCGCGGCTCGGCGAACGTCACCTGCCCGGTGGTCGCACTGCAAACCTGGCTCAAACTGGCGAAGATTGCCCATGGCCCGCTGTTTCGCCGCGTGACTGGCCGGGGCAAGGATGTGGGTGTCGACCGCCTCAACGACCGCGAGGTTGCCCGGCTGGTCAAGCGCACGGCGCTCGCCGCCGGGGTGCGCGGCGATCTCACCGAGAGCGAGCGGGAAGAGAAATTCGCCGGTCACTCGCTGCGCGCCGGTCTCGCCTCCTCGGCGGAAGTCGACGAGCGCCACGTCCAGAAGCAGCTCGGCCACTCCTCTGCCGAGATGACCCGTCGCTATCAGCGCCGGCGCGACAGATTCCGCGTCAATCTCACCAAGGCCGCCGGACTTTGA